A genomic segment from Pseudomonas sp. S09G 359 encodes:
- a CDS encoding ATP-binding protein — protein MIRSLRVRLMLAAATLAVLFMLGLLPAMQGAFSLALQDSIEQRLASDVTTLISAARVENNRLLMPAQLPDERFNLTDSRLLGYIYDREGHLVWRSRATKEENINYKPRYDGRGNEFARIREANGQEFFVYDVEVKLLGGKSAAFSIVALQPVREYQLTLEGLRENLYLGFGAALLVLLTLLWLGLTWGLQALRRLSQELDQIEGGTRESLTEEHPRELLRLTGSLNRLLHSEREQRARYRDSLDDLAHSLKTPLAVLQGVSEDMAQRPEDRDQAWVLQSQIERMSQQISYQLQRASLRKSGLVRHQVRLEPVLQSLCDTLDKVYRDKRVTVSYDLPPECDVPIEKGALLEMLGNLLENAYRLCLSEVRISLAENLEGTELCIEDDGPGVPPDQRARILQRGERLDRQHPGQGIGLAVVKDIIESYGARLTLGDSPLGGAAFKIHFPAV, from the coding sequence TTGATTCGCTCGCTACGCGTGCGCTTGATGCTGGCGGCCGCCACCCTGGCCGTGCTGTTTATGCTCGGCCTGTTGCCGGCCATGCAGGGCGCGTTCAGCCTGGCCTTGCAGGACTCCATCGAACAGCGCCTGGCGTCGGACGTGACGACGTTGATTTCCGCCGCACGGGTGGAAAACAACCGCCTGCTGATGCCGGCGCAGTTGCCCGACGAACGCTTCAACCTTACCGATAGCCGGCTGCTGGGCTATATCTATGATCGCGAGGGCCACCTGGTATGGCGTTCGCGCGCGACCAAGGAAGAAAACATCAACTACAAACCGCGCTATGACGGGCGCGGGAATGAATTCGCACGGATTCGCGAGGCCAATGGCCAGGAATTCTTCGTGTATGACGTGGAGGTCAAGCTGCTCGGCGGCAAGAGCGCGGCGTTCAGTATTGTCGCCCTGCAACCGGTGCGCGAGTATCAGCTGACCCTCGAAGGCCTGCGGGAGAACCTCTACCTGGGCTTCGGCGCCGCCTTGCTGGTGTTGCTGACCTTGCTCTGGCTGGGCCTGACCTGGGGCCTGCAAGCCCTGCGGCGCCTGAGCCAGGAACTCGACCAGATCGAAGGCGGCACCCGCGAGAGCCTCACCGAAGAACACCCCCGTGAACTGCTGCGCCTCACCGGCTCCCTCAACCGCTTGCTGCACAGCGAGCGCGAGCAGCGCGCGCGTTATCGCGACTCTCTCGATGATTTGGCCCACAGCCTGAAAACCCCGTTGGCAGTGCTGCAGGGCGTGAGCGAAGACATGGCCCAGCGTCCGGAAGATCGCGACCAGGCCTGGGTGCTGCAATCCCAGATCGAACGCATGAGCCAGCAGATCAGCTACCAGTTGCAGCGCGCCAGCCTGCGCAAAAGCGGCCTGGTGCGCCATCAGGTCCGCCTGGAGCCGGTGCTGCAAAGTTTGTGCGACACGTTGGATAAGGTCTATCGCGACAAACGCGTCACCGTGTCCTACGACCTGCCGCCGGAATGCGACGTGCCCATCGAGAAGGGCGCCTTGCTGGAAATGCTCGGCAACCTGTTGGAAAACGCTTACCGGCTGTGCCTGAGTGAAGTGCGCATCAGCCTGGCGGAAAACCTCGAGGGCACTGAACTGTGTATTGAAGATGATGGGCCGGGTGTGCCGCCGGACCAGCGTGCGCGCATCCTGCAACGGGGTGAACGGCTGGACCGCCAGCATCCGGGGCAGGGGATTGGTTTGGCAGTGGTCAAGGATATTATTGAAAGCTATGGCGCGCGGCTGACCCTTGGGGATTCACCGTTGGGTGGGGCGGCGTTCAAGATTCATTTTCCGGCAGTCTGA
- a CDS encoding dicarboxylate/amino acid:cation symporter has protein sequence MTTRQPIYKSLYFQVIVAIVIGILLGHFYPETGVALKPLGDGFIKLIKMVIAPIIFCTVVSGIAGMQSMKSVGKTGGYALLYFEIVSTVALLIGLIVVNVVQPGAGMHIDVATLDASKVAAYVTAGKDQSIVGFILNVIPNTIVGAFANGDILQVLMFSVIFGFALHRLGAYGKPVLDFIDRFAHVMFNIINMIMKLAPIGALGAMAFTIGAYGVGSLVQLGQLMICFYITCLLFVLIVLGGICRAHGFSVIKLIRYIREELLIVLGTSSSESALPRMLIKMERLGAKKSVVGLVIPTGYSFNLDGTSIYLTMAAVFIAQATDTHMDITHQITLLLVLLLSSKGAAGVTGSGFIVLAATLSAVGHLPVAGLALILGIDRFMSEARALTNLVGNAVATIVVAKWVKELDTDKLQSELASGGTGISETREIDDLGVAEGPAPVVK, from the coding sequence ATGACGACTCGTCAGCCAATCTACAAATCCCTGTATTTCCAGGTGATCGTTGCAATCGTTATCGGTATTTTGCTCGGTCACTTCTACCCCGAGACCGGCGTGGCCCTCAAGCCACTGGGTGACGGCTTTATCAAGCTGATCAAAATGGTCATCGCCCCGATCATCTTCTGCACCGTTGTCAGCGGCATCGCTGGCATGCAAAGCATGAAATCGGTCGGCAAAACCGGCGGCTACGCGCTGCTGTACTTCGAAATCGTTTCCACCGTTGCCCTGCTGATCGGCCTGATCGTGGTGAACGTTGTGCAACCGGGCGCCGGCATGCACATCGACGTCGCGACCCTGGACGCTTCGAAAGTGGCGGCCTACGTCACTGCCGGTAAAGACCAGAGCATCGTTGGCTTTATCCTCAACGTGATCCCGAACACCATCGTCGGTGCGTTCGCCAACGGTGACATCCTGCAAGTGCTGATGTTCTCGGTGATCTTCGGTTTCGCCCTGCATCGCCTGGGTGCCTACGGCAAGCCGGTACTGGACTTCATCGATCGCTTCGCACATGTGATGTTCAACATCATCAACATGATCATGAAGCTCGCGCCAATCGGTGCCCTGGGCGCCATGGCGTTCACCATCGGTGCCTACGGTGTCGGCTCGCTGGTGCAGTTGGGCCAGTTGATGATCTGCTTCTACATCACCTGCCTGCTGTTCGTACTGATCGTACTGGGTGGCATCTGCCGCGCTCACGGTTTCAGCGTGATCAAGCTGATCCGCTACATCCGTGAAGAGCTGTTGATCGTTCTGGGTACTTCCTCCTCCGAATCCGCACTGCCACGCATGCTGATCAAGATGGAGCGTCTGGGCGCGAAGAAATCCGTAGTAGGCCTGGTGATCCCGACTGGCTACTCGTTCAACCTCGACGGTACTTCGATCTACCTGACCATGGCTGCCGTGTTCATCGCCCAGGCGACTGACACCCACATGGACATCACCCACCAGATCACCCTGCTGCTGGTGCTGCTGCTGTCCTCCAAAGGCGCTGCAGGCGTGACCGGTTCGGGCTTCATCGTACTGGCTGCAACCCTGTCGGCCGTAGGCCACCTGCCGGTTGCCGGCCTGGCGCTGATCCTGGGTATCGACCGCTTCATGTCCGAAGCCCGCGCATTGACCAACCTGGTCGGTAACGCCGTTGCCACCATCGTTGTGGCCAAGTGGGTCAAGGAACTGGACACCGACAAGCTGCAAAGCGAGCTGGCATCCGGCGGTACCGGTATCTCGGAAACCCGCGAAATCGACGACCTGGGCGTGGCCGAAGGCCCTGCACCTGTCGTCAAGTAA
- a CDS encoding AraC family transcriptional regulator → MRERTIASHYARAALGGARRAGYDYSGLLLQVGITPELLSEPRARIAPEQFTRLLQMLWQGLDDEYLGFADGPSKRGTFAMMCHALIHCRTLEKALERGLLFYSLFPQGPRWQLTREGDMARLSLDDSQLWDPDHFLSECLLVIWHRLGSWLIGQRIRLHQATFSYPMPAHAGEYDLLFPCTQVFGAPNSSLVFPSRYLSLPLLQDERTLKHFLERSPADLLSRPDEGDSLSSQLRRLLSRDRTPWPDLEAVAQHLHISPQTLRRHLREEGTSFQALKDELRRDIAIYHLGRADLSLQEIAEQLGFSEPSAFHRAFKKWTGLTPGAYRAQEG, encoded by the coding sequence ATGCGTGAACGTACCATCGCCAGTCACTACGCCCGGGCAGCCCTCGGCGGTGCGCGTCGGGCCGGCTACGACTACTCTGGCCTGCTGCTGCAGGTGGGCATTACCCCCGAGCTGCTGAGCGAACCCCGCGCCCGCATCGCGCCGGAGCAATTTACCCGGTTGCTGCAAATGCTCTGGCAGGGCCTGGACGATGAATACCTGGGGTTCGCCGACGGCCCGAGCAAACGCGGCACCTTTGCCATGATGTGCCACGCGCTGATCCACTGCCGCACTCTGGAGAAGGCCCTGGAACGCGGCTTATTATTTTATAGCCTGTTCCCACAAGGTCCGCGCTGGCAGCTGACACGGGAAGGCGACATGGCCCGGCTGAGCCTGGATGACTCGCAATTGTGGGACCCGGATCACTTCCTCAGCGAATGCCTGCTGGTGATCTGGCATCGGCTGGGCAGTTGGCTGATCGGCCAGCGCATCCGGTTGCACCAAGCCACCTTCAGCTACCCGATGCCGGCCCACGCCGGTGAATATGACCTGTTGTTTCCCTGCACCCAGGTGTTCGGCGCACCGAACAGCAGCCTGGTGTTCCCCAGCCGCTACTTGAGCCTGCCGTTGTTGCAGGACGAACGCACCCTCAAGCATTTTCTCGAGCGCTCCCCTGCCGACCTGTTGTCCCGCCCGGATGAAGGCGACAGCCTGAGCAGCCAGTTGCGCCGCCTGCTGAGCCGCGACCGCACGCCTTGGCCGGACCTGGAAGCGGTCGCCCAGCACCTGCACATCAGCCCGCAAACCCTGCGCCGCCATCTGCGTGAAGAAGGCACCAGCTTTCAGGCACTCAAGGATGAGCTGCGGCGGGACATCGCCATCTATCATTTGGGACGGGCGGATTTGTCATTGCAGGAGATCGCCGAGCAGTTGGGGTTTTCCGAACCTTCGGCGTTTCATCGGGCGTTCAAGAAGTGGACGGGGCTGACGCCGGGGGCTTATCGGGCGCAGGAGGGTTAG
- a CDS encoding response regulator — MKLLVVEDEALLRHHLFTRLTDSGHVVEAVANAEEALYQTGQFNHDLAIIDLGLPGMGGLDLIRKLRTEAKTFPILILTARGNWQDKVEGLAAGADDYVVKPFQFEELEARMNALLRRSSGFTQSTIVAGPLLLDLNRKQASLDEQPLALTAYEYRILEYLMRHHQQVVAKDRLMEQLYPDDDERDPNVIEVLVGRLRRKLEGPAGFKPIDTVRGLGYLFNERCR; from the coding sequence ATGAAATTGCTGGTGGTGGAAGACGAGGCGCTGCTGCGTCATCACCTGTTTACCCGCCTGACCGACAGCGGGCATGTGGTCGAGGCCGTGGCCAATGCCGAAGAGGCCCTGTACCAGACCGGCCAATTCAACCATGACCTGGCGATCATTGACCTGGGCCTGCCTGGCATGGGCGGCCTGGACCTGATCCGCAAATTGCGCACCGAGGCCAAGACCTTCCCGATCCTGATCCTCACCGCGCGCGGCAACTGGCAGGACAAGGTCGAAGGCCTGGCGGCCGGTGCCGACGACTATGTGGTCAAGCCGTTCCAGTTCGAAGAGCTGGAGGCGCGCATGAACGCCTTGCTGCGCCGCTCCAGCGGCTTTACCCAGTCGACCATCGTCGCCGGGCCCTTGCTGCTGGACCTCAATCGCAAACAGGCGTCCCTCGACGAACAGCCCCTGGCGCTCACCGCCTACGAATACCGGATCCTCGAATACCTGATGCGCCATCACCAGCAAGTGGTGGCCAAGGACCGCTTGATGGAGCAGCTCTATCCCGATGACGACGAGCGCGACCCGAACGTCATCGAAGTGCTGGTCGGCCGCCTGCGCCGCAAACTGGAAGGCCCGGCGGGGTTCAAGCCGATCGACACCGTGCGCGGCCTGGGCTACCTGTTCAATGAGCGCTGCCGTTGA